The following is a genomic window from Photobacterium sp. GJ3.
CAGATCACAGCGCCCGCACCTTTGTTGCTGCCTGTGCCCCTACACCCTTGGCGGCGACTGCTACGCGGTTTTAACCAGAGTACCGTGCTGGCCACAGCCCTGGCTGCCAGCCTGAATACGACGGTTGATACGCAAAGCCTACGCCGTATCCAGCGCGCTTTGCCGCAGCATCAGTTATCCCGGCAGGCCCGTCTGCAGAATCTGCAACAGGCATTTATACTCAAAGAAAGAAAGTGGCCCGAACATGTCGCCATTGTTGATGATGTGGTCACCACTGGCAGCACGGTGTCTGTCCTGTCCCGGCTGCTGCGCGAGCAAGGCGTCCGACAGATCGATATCTACTGCCTGGGCTTCACCCCACCCCCCAAAGTCTCGGTGCGGTGAACTGTTCAAAAAAACCACACAAGATTCAGGGGTGCGAGTTTGATCGCCAAAGAGTAGAATAGGTTTTACGCTTACTAAGTCAGGTATAACGTCGTGTCTATGATTACTATTACAGAAACTGCACAACAGCATTTCGTCAAGCTGCTGGCCCAGCAGCCGGAAGGAACCAGCATCCGTGTCTTCGTGGTGAACCCGGGTACACCGAACGCTGAGTGCGGCGTGTCTTACTGTCCGCCGGAAGCGGTTGAGGCCAGCGACACTGAACTCAAATTCGACATGTTCTCTGCCTATGTCGATGAACTGAGCCTGCCCTTTCTTGCTGATGCCGAGATCGATTTTGTCACCGACAAAATGGGCTCTCAGCTGACCCTGAAAGCACCAAACGCCAAAGTCCGTAAAGTTTCAGACGATGCGCCCCTGATGGAGCGTGTGGACTATGTGATTCAGACTCAGATCAACCCGCAGCTGTCGGGTCACGGTGGTCATGTGTCGCTGTCTGAAATTACCGAAGACGGTGTAGCGATTCTGCAGTTCGGTGGCGGCTGTAACGGCTGTTCCATGGTTGATGTCACCCTGAAAGAAGGGATTGAGAAGCAACTGCTGGCTGAATTCAGCGGTGAACTCAAAGGAGTGCGTGACGTCACGGAGCACGCCCGCGGCGACCACTCTTACTACTGATTCGTGTTTTGGGGCGTGCGCAACCCTACCCGCGCGCCGAGACAGCGAACACTCCGTGAACACTCCGTGAACACAAAAAAAGCCGCGATTGCGGCTTTTTTTATACTTTGGGCTTAATGCCTATCAGGATAATCAGGCTATCGTGCGATTATTCGGCTAGGTATTTTGCTTGATCAGGTTTCAATAACGGTGATAGTGACTGATCGTCGGCCCCAGTTCTTGGCTGCCCGGACATCACGTCCCATATAGATATCAATTTTCTTTGACCAGCGGCGGTGCATTTTATCCAGCACCACATACTCACCCGGCAGACCGGAAATCTTCACTTTCGAACCGTGCTTCAAGCCCATTTTCAAAAGGTCGCGAGAGACTGCAATGGCCTTCATGCCCGGTTTAAGTCGGTCTCCCCAGGCAGCAATCGATGGGTTACTGTCTGTTTGTGCAGGTACCGAATTATAGGCGGTTGCCGTCACTTTCAGCTTGGCTCCCGAGGGCATTGCACTCGCATGAAAGCACCAGCCTAAACTCATAATTACCAATAAAAAAACACCGAACTTTTGTTTCATTTTCAACCTATCCCAACCAAAAACAGGTTACATTTTAAACACTTTCAATGATAAAGGATAGATTTTTAAACCCAAGACGGCTTATTGAACAGCATAAAATATGCTAACTATTTGTTGGTACAGGCCTCTTCAAGGAAAATATTTTTTTGCCACTGATAGGCAAAAATAGCCGCAAGCGACAGCCCCCGCATGCCCAGAAAACCGAGCATGGCCGCCCATAAGGCGTGATTGCCAAACGCCTGGAACCATTGCCAGATCAGAAAGAATGTACAGGTGGCAACAAACATACTGTTGCGCATTTCCCGCCCGCGGGTAGCACCGATAAAAATACCGTCCAGCAGAAAACACCACATGGAGACCAGCGGCACGGCGGCCAGCCACGGCAGATACCGCACAGCTTCTGCCTGAACCGAAGGAATGTCAGAAATCAGACGGATAATCTGCGGACCGAAACAGACAAATGCCAGGGTCATGACAAGCGAAATCACCAGACTCCAGAACGTCGTCCCGATCAGCGAACGTCCCAGCGCATCCCGGTTTCTGGCCCCGATAGCTTGACCCACCATGGCCTCCATTGCATACGCAAAGCCATCCATGCCGTAAGACACCAGCATCAGAAAACTCATCAGCACTGCATTGGCTGCCACAACATGATCACCCAGGCTGGCCCCCTGAAAGGTCATAAAACTGAATGCCAGTTGCAGGCATAAGCTGCGCAGGAAGATATCCCGGTTCAGTCGCAGCAATCGCCCCATGCCTTGCCGGATTTTATCCAGCTGGGTGTTCCAGCGGGGCAAATTCAGGACGACCCACTGCCGTGATACAAAATAGAACCCAAGCAGCATCCCGCTGTATTCTGCAATCACAGAGGCAGCGGCAGCCCCTTTCACTTGCCAGCCCAGCCCCAGTACGAAGAGCACATCCAGCAGAATATTGACGCTGTTGGTGATGATCAGCAGCCACATCGGTAATCGGGCATTCTGACTGCCAAGCAGCCAGCCCATGATCACGAAATTTGCCAGCGCGGCAGGCGCGCCCCAGATCCGGATGGAAAAATACTGCTCCGCATAGGTTTTCACGGCATCGCTGGCATCACTGAAATGAAAGACCGCGCCGAGGATCAGACTGTGGCCTGCAATCAGCAGCAGCGCCAGCCCCCACGCCAGCGCGATGCCCTGCAGAAACACAGCCGCATGGGCAGGTTTGTTGCTGGCGCCATAGGCCTGAGCACAGAGCCCCGTTGTCGCCATTCGCAGAAAGCCCAGCAGCCAGAAGGTCACACTGATCATCATGCCACCGACGGCCACGCCCCCTAAATACCACGCGTGCTCCAGATGACCAATGACTGCGGCATCCACCAGCCCAAGCAGCGGAACCGTGATATTGGACAACACCATGGGAAACGCCAGCGTAAAAACCTGACGGTGGAGGGAGATATCTTTTAATGCGGCCAGCACGGCAATACCTTATTGTTCAATCCATTCAGCCGCACAGTGTAAGGGGTGACCGGCAGCGACACAATCCGCCGCCGGTTTCCTCAGGCGATCAGGGCCTGCAACCAGTGGTCGGCCAGCAGCACCACAAATAAACCCAGCAAATGCCAGATGGAATACTTGAATGTTGCCCATGCATGGCCGGGCTCATCCGCAAATTTCAGCTTCAGCGCATAAGCCACAAAGCCCAGATTCAATGCAAGGCTTCCCGCCAGATACAGCATCCCACTCATGCCGGTCAGCCATGGCATCAGGCCAATCAAAGTAAGGAGCAGGGTATAAAGCAGCACCATTGTCTTCGTAAACGCGATGCCATGGGTCACAGGCAACATCGGCACATCAGCCTTGGCGTAATCATCCCGGCGATGAATCGCCAGCGCCCAGAAGTGCGGCGGGGTCCAGGCAAACACCAGCATCACCAGCAGCAATGCATGGGGATCAAACTCACCAGTTACTGCCGCCCAGCCCAGTAAAGGTGGCGCTGCCCCCGCCAGTCCGCCAATCACGATATTCTGGGGAGTCGCGTGCTTGAGCCACACGGTATAAACCAGCGCATAGCCGACCAGACTGGCAAAGGTCAGCCATGCGGTCAGCGCATTGAGTTGCCAGAGCAAGGCAAAACCCAGCACCATCATGCCGCTGGCAAAAATCACCGCATGCAAAGTCGGCACCCGACCACGGGCCAGCGGGCGGTGATGGGTTCGCGCCATCCGGCCGTCAATCCGGCGATCCAGCACATGATTGAACGCTGCGGCAGCAGCGGACTGCAAGCCTATCCCCATCAGCCCTAGCACCACGGCTTTGAGGGGCGGAATCCCCGGCACGGCCAGACACATGCCCACCAGCGCGGTCAGCAACAGCATTGCCACCACCTTGGGTTTGGTCATCATCAGGTAATCCCGGCCAAGCTGTCGCCAGTGGCGACCGGACAGGGCAATCTGGCGCTGTACGACAAGGTTTGATTTAGCCATCTTCTATTCCTCCCTGAATTAACCGGACTTCGGTGTCATCCGCACGTACCCGGCGGGTCTGCCATGTGCAGCCCCCCCTGTCCGTGCCTGCTGTATTTCACCCGGTGAATCGTCGGGCGTTGCGTGAACCGGGCCGTTTCCCGATGACGAGACAACGCCCAGCATGTCGACAATGTTCCCAGCAACAGGCTCAGGCCACCCAGGTTATGAGCAACGGCTACGGGTAAAGGCAAACTGGCCACCACGTTGGTCACCCCCAGCGCAATCTGAATCCCCAGCAATGCCGTGAGACCCAGCGCCGAACGACACCACCCCAACCGCCACAACTGCCAGCACAACAGCAAAACGATTCCCGTAGTGATCATGGCCCCGATTCGGTGTGCAGCATGGATGGAAACCCGCTGATCGAAATTCAACACGCCATACTGATAGGTCTGAAATCCGGGCTGCCAGGGCTCAAAGGCGGTGATATCAAACTTGCTGACCCAGTCGACTTCACACACGGGCAATTGCGTACAGACCACAGCTGCGTAGTTCGCAGCGGTCCACCCGCCCAGCGCAATCTGCATGGCGACAACAACCAAAGCGGCCACGGCTAATCGCCGCACAGACGTCAGGGATGGGGAGACGGCAGGCGGGCCGGACATGACAGCCGGGCGCTGACGTCTGAGCATCCGCAGCCAGAGCACCAGCAGCAGGCTGGCGGTGGTAAAGCCCCCAGTAAATGCCCCATGACCACCACAGGCTTGAGCGCCATAGTCACCGTCCACATCCCCAGTGCGGCCTGAAAAATCACAATCCCCAGTAAAATCAGTGGCATCCTGCGGGGCCGGTCTGCCCGGCGGCAGGCCACTACGTTGATGGCAACAATCAACAGACCCAATGCGCCTGCCACATAACGATGCAGCATCTCATTCCAGGCTTTATGGACTTCAACGGGATGATCCGGAAAGGCTTGCTGCGCCAGTGCATGCTGGGCTTCCGTTTTAGGCACGGTCAGAAATCCGTAACAACCTGGCCAGTCCGGGCAACCCAGCCCGGCTTCTGTCAGCCGGGTATACGCGCCCAGTGCAATCACGGTCACAGATAAGAAAAAGGTCAAACCAACCAGCCAGGTAAACCGCCGGTCGGTCAGGCGGGATTGAGAAGCCAGGCTATCCATCGCTACTCCTTCGCGCATCAATGCGCTATCAGCCAATCTTGGAGACTTTCAGCAGACGCTTCAGATCACGCAGCATATCTTTGCCCTGCGCCAGCACCTGTGTTTTTCCTTCCACCAACGGGTAAGCCAGCATCACATTGCCCTGCGGATCCGCGATATAAATCGCTTCCGCACCATGCTGAAGCTGCCGTAGCTGATCCAGCACGGGCTGCGGTGCGACCCGAATCGCGCCACCTGCAGCGGATGCCTCATCCGCAGGCAGACTCAGATGGCCTTGTCCGGACACCAGAATCAGGCTCGCCACCCGCTCCTGCTCAGCCCCCATGGCCACCGGTACTTGCCGTAAATTGAACAACGCCCCCTGGCAACGGGAGTCGCACTGTTCCGGTAACAGATACACCAGTTGCCACAGACCCCGATTGCCCAGCCAGTCGGAAACAACCGGCTCTTCAAGGAGTTGCCCCCGGTTGGTGACGCCGCCCTGATACCAGTGGCGATCCAGCACCAACTTGGCTAGCAATACAGGTAAGATAAAAACCAGTAACAACAAAATTAAACTGACATGTTTTTTCATCCCTGACTTCCTTTTCTTTCCGGCTTCGTCCGTCGAAGCCACCACCAGGCCATACCGGCCACTGCAACAGCCAGCAGGAACCACTGCGCGGCATAGGCATAATGCTTTTGCGGCCCCATCACCACCGGCTGCCAGTTCTGCTTCAGCGCCAGCGGGTCGTCCGGTGCAATCTGAACCACCCAGGCCGGCAAGGGTAATCCGGTCGCGCTGGCCAGTTCGTCCGGCTTAATATTTTGCACCCGTCGAGGCCAGCTTTCTCCCGGCACCTCCTGCGCCAGCTCTGGGAGTTGCGTCGGAGGCGCAATGAGCCCAGTGATCTGAACCAACCCGTGATGTTCCGGCAATACCGGCAACTCCTCCCGGTATTGCGGCGCGGCAATCCAGCCCAGATTCACCAGCAGCCAGTCCCCGCGTTCCGTCTGAAACGGATAAAACAGGTGGTATCCCGGCCTGCCCTGATCGAGCTGGTTATCCAGCAAGACGGCCCGGCTGTGGTCAAACGTGCCGCTGAGTCTGACCCGGTACCACAAGGGGTCTTCGGGCAGACTGGCGAGACTGAAATAAGTCTGCTCACCCCGAAGTTTGAGTGCAGCCGTTAGGATCTCTTTTTCCTGTCCCCGTGAGATTTGCCACAATCCCAGCTTGACCAAGCCCAGCAGGACCACCAAAGTAAAAAGAACAAACCCTGTCCGTCTCATTGCGTCCTGAACCTCACTTCGGTCGCCGGATACAGCCACACACGGAGTGCCCATGCTGCTGAAAGCCCTGATAATCTGCCTGCTGATCTTTATTGTGTTCAATCTGTTCCGGGCCTTGCCTGTGATGCTCCGGGGCAAACAAAGTAAGCCGATGTCTCACTTTCTCGGTCGCCGGATACTGTTTTCCGTCCTGCTGTTCGCCCTCTTACTGCTGGCGCTAGCCACGGGCCTGATTGATCCCAATCCGCGGCCTTACTAACGCAATGCGCTACAGGATATAAACGAATACGAACAGCCCCAGCCAGACCACATCCACGAAGTGCCAGTACCAGGCCCCTGCCTGAAACGCAAAGTGGCTCTTGGCCGAAAAGTGGCCATTCAAGACCCGCAGCCAGACAATCAACAGAATCAGGGTGCCGAGCGTGACATGCAGGCCGTGAAAACCCGTCAGCATGAAAAAGGTGTTGCCATACACACCGGCATCCAGCGTCAGGTTCATCTCTTCATAGGCATGGATATATTCCACACCCTGCAGGTAAACAAACAGCCCGCCGAGTAGCACCGTCAGCAATAAAAACAGAGTCAGCCGCGGGCGGTTGTCTTTTTCCAGAGCGGTATGTGCCAGATGCACCGTGACTGAAGACGTCAGCAGAATCAGCGTGTTGTACAAAGGGAGACCGATCGGACCCATCGCCTGCGTTTCCGTTCCGCCCGGTGTCATCACCAGCGGCCAATGCGCAATAAATTCCGGCCACAGCACTTCATGAGTCATCGCATTGTTGCCCGCCCCGCCCAGCCAGGGCACGGCAATCATCCGGGCATAGAACAGTGCACCAAAGAATGCAGCAAAGAACATGATTTCCGAGAAAATAAACCAGCTCATGCCCTGCCGGAACGAACGATCCATCTGCGAGCTGTATAACCCGCTCATCGACTCCCGGATCACATCCCGGAACCAACCCACCAGCATAATCAGCAACAGGCCAACCCCAGACATCAGTACCCAGGGCCATTCCCGCCAAACAGCCCGCCGACTGTGGCCCCAGCGCCCATCGCAATCAAAAACAGAGCCACTGCGCCCACAATCGGCCATGCACTGGCCGCCGGGACGTAATAAGGCTCGTGGGGTGGCGTCAGCGACTGATCATGTTCAGAGTATGGATTTGCCATGGTCGACCTCATTGCGTTTGTGCCGCGGGTTCCGGCTGAGCGTTAAACAAGGTATAAGCCAGCGTCAGAGTATTGATGTCCTCTGGCAGCTCGGGATCGATATAGAACAGCAATGGCAATTCTGCCGATGCACCGGCCGCCAGTGGCTGGCGGTTAAAGCAAAAGCATTCAATCTTATTAAAATACTGTGCCCCCTGCCCCGGCGACACCGAAGGCACTGCCTGTCCGACCGTGGCGTGCTTCGTCAGGTTTTTCGCCGCGAACAGTACCTTGTGGGTTTCCCCCGGATGCACCACCATGCGGGTCACTTCAGGTTCGAACTGCCAAGCCATACCCGGATTGATGTACGCCACAAATTCCACCGTGATATTGCGCTTTTCATCCACCTGCTGACTGGCAATGGCCGCCTGATTGGACGTTTTTCCGTTAATTCCGGTGACTTCGCAGAACACGTCATAAAGTGGCACCAGTGCGAAGGCAAAGCCGAACATCCCCAGCGACAATACAATCAGTGTCAGCAGTGACTTCTTCTTGCCTTTGTCTTGGCCGTTGTCAGCCATAGTGCCTCCTTAATCCACCTTCGGTGGCGTTGAGAACGTATGATGAGGCGCGGGTGAAGGCACAGTCCATTCCAGTCCTTCGGCCCCGTCCCAGGGCTTGGCCCCGGCAGGCTCACCGCCGCGGATACACTTGATCAATACCGCCAGGAAAATCAGCTGCGACAGTCCGAACATAAAGCCCCCGATACTGACCACAGCGTTCACATCTGCAAACTGCAAAGCATAGTCCGGGATCCGGCGCGGCATCCCGGCCAGACCGAGGAAGTGCATCGGGAAGAACAGAATGTTCACCGACACCACAGAGCACCAGAAATGCCACTTGGCGAGCCGCTCATCAAACATGTGCCCAGTCCATTTGGGCAGCCAGTAGTAGGCCGCAGCCATGATGGAGAAAATTGCACCGGAGACCAGCACATAGTGGAAGTGCGCGACCACGAAGTAGGTATCATGGTACTGGAAGTCAGCCGGCGTAATTGCCAGCATCAGGCCAGAGAACCCCCCGATGGTAAACAGAATGATAAAAGCAATGGCAAACAACATCGGGACTTCAAACGTCATAGACCCACGCCACATGGTGGCCACCCAGTTGAATACCTTCACCCCCGTCGGCACCGAAATCAGCATGGTGCAGTACATAAAGAAGAGTTCGGCAGCCACCGGCATCCCGGTTGTGAACATATGGTGCGCCCAGACCAGGAAGCTCAACCCGGCAATCGAAGCGGTGGCATACACCATGGAGCTGTAACCGAAGAGTTTCTTACGCGAAA
Proteins encoded in this region:
- a CDS encoding ComF family protein translates to MTRRSIFRWPNPQCGLCRLPLRDDDHLWCQTCLTSLPQPPYCQHCGATTLDASPHCGFCLRTPPHWDRLVRLGEYGFPLNRLIQQFKFQRQFWLGPPLARLLAAQITAPAPLLLPVPLHPWRRLLRGFNQSTVLATALAASLNTTVDTQSLRRIQRALPQHQLSRQARLQNLQQAFILKERKWPEHVAIVDDVVTTGSTVSVLSRLLREQGVRQIDIYCLGFTPPPKVSVR
- the nfuA gene encoding Fe-S biogenesis protein NfuA, encoding MITITETAQQHFVKLLAQQPEGTSIRVFVVNPGTPNAECGVSYCPPEAVEASDTELKFDMFSAYVDELSLPFLADAEIDFVTDKMGSQLTLKAPNAKVRKVSDDAPLMERVDYVIQTQINPQLSGHGGHVSLSEITEDGVAILQFGGGCNGCSMVDVTLKEGIEKQLLAEFSGELKGVRDVTEHARGDHSYY
- a CDS encoding 3D domain-containing protein: MSLGWCFHASAMPSGAKLKVTATAYNSVPAQTDSNPSIAAWGDRLKPGMKAIAVSRDLLKMGLKHGSKVKISGLPGEYVVLDKMHRRWSKKIDIYMGRDVRAAKNWGRRSVTITVIET
- the dinF gene encoding MATE family efflux transporter DinF, translated to MLAALKDISLHRQVFTLAFPMVLSNITVPLLGLVDAAVIGHLEHAWYLGGVAVGGMMISVTFWLLGFLRMATTGLCAQAYGASNKPAHAAVFLQGIALAWGLALLLIAGHSLILGAVFHFSDASDAVKTYAEQYFSIRIWGAPAALANFVIMGWLLGSQNARLPMWLLIITNSVNILLDVLFVLGLGWQVKGAAAASVIAEYSGMLLGFYFVSRQWVVLNLPRWNTQLDKIRQGMGRLLRLNRDIFLRSLCLQLAFSFMTFQGASLGDHVVAANAVLMSFLMLVSYGMDGFAYAMEAMVGQAIGARNRDALGRSLIGTTFWSLVISLVMTLAFVCFGPQIIRLISDIPSVQAEAVRYLPWLAAVPLVSMWCFLLDGIFIGATRGREMRNSMFVATCTFFLIWQWFQAFGNHALWAAMLGFLGMRGLSLAAIFAYQWQKNIFLEEACTNK
- the cyoE gene encoding heme o synthase, which translates into the protein MAKSNLVVQRQIALSGRHWRQLGRDYLMMTKPKVVAMLLLTALVGMCLAVPGIPPLKAVVLGLMGIGLQSAAAAAFNHVLDRRIDGRMARTHHRPLARGRVPTLHAVIFASGMMVLGFALLWQLNALTAWLTFASLVGYALVYTVWLKHATPQNIVIGGLAGAAPPLLGWAAVTGEFDPHALLLVMLVFAWTPPHFWALAIHRRDDYAKADVPMLPVTHGIAFTKTMVLLYTLLLTLIGLMPWLTGMSGMLYLAGSLALNLGFVAYALKLKFADEPGHAWATFKYSIWHLLGLFVVLLADHWLQALIA
- a CDS encoding cytochrome oxidase, whose translation is MKKHVSLILLLLVFILPVLLAKLVLDRHWYQGGVTNRGQLLEEPVVSDWLGNRGLWQLVYLLPEQCDSRCQGALFNLRQVPVAMGAEQERVASLILVSGQGHLSLPADEASAAGGAIRVAPQPVLDQLRQLQHGAEAIYIADPQGNVMLAYPLVEGKTQVLAQGKDMLRDLKRLLKVSKIG
- a CDS encoding SURF1 family protein, whose product is MRRTGFVLFTLVVLLGLVKLGLWQISRGQEKEILTAALKLRGEQTYFSLASLPEDPLWYRVRLSGTFDHSRAVLLDNQLDQGRPGYHLFYPFQTERGDWLLVNLGWIAAPQYREELPVLPEHHGLVQITGLIAPPTQLPELAQEVPGESWPRRVQNIKPDELASATGLPLPAWVVQIAPDDPLALKQNWQPVVMGPQKHYAYAAQWFLLAVAVAGMAWWWLRRTKPERKGSQG
- a CDS encoding DUF2909 domain-containing protein, which encodes MLLKALIICLLIFIVFNLFRALPVMLRGKQSKPMSHFLGRRILFSVLLFALLLLALATGLIDPNPRPY
- a CDS encoding cytochrome c oxidase assembly protein, which gives rise to MADNGQDKGKKKSLLTLIVLSLGMFGFAFALVPLYDVFCEVTGINGKTSNQAAIASQQVDEKRNITVEFVAYINPGMAWQFEPEVTRMVVHPGETHKVLFAAKNLTKHATVGQAVPSVSPGQGAQYFNKIECFCFNRQPLAAGASAELPLLFYIDPELPEDINTLTLAYTLFNAQPEPAAQTQ